In Cinclus cinclus chromosome 1, bCinCin1.1, whole genome shotgun sequence, the sequence TGActacttttcagttttcatgCAGTCAAAATTCTTACCATTAAATCTTTAAACCATACTTAATTAATCTTTATAAGACAATAACAAAGTGCAATAACTGGAGATCCAATTTAAATCCAAGATGTCAGTGGAAGTTTTTCCATATACTTTAGAAGGCTCTCCACTTTTACATCTGTATCTAAAGGCCTCAAGATCAAAAAGCCCCACATTATAATTAGCAATTGTGATTCAGTAATGCAACACCTTAACAGACCACTGTTTGTAACTCTCCTATCAGTTTTTCAATGCAATCCTAAATGGATTAGCTATTGTCCATTTTGCTCCAGAAGCAGAGCTGCATGTAAACAGCAATTAAAACAATGCATTTTGGTTAGGGTATCCAATTTACTTagtcaggttttcttttttaagccCAAGGACataaggagaagaaagaaacccTAACATCACATTCTGACATGCAAGAAGTTTCTAATTTAGCAAAAGGAATCCTGTCTTCTAGAAGATACAAAGAAACACTTACCTTGATGTTTCTGTGTTCCCCTGTAGATTCCTCTGAACATAGGATCTGTCATGTTAATACCAATATCTATGAAAAACCAAAGATAGAAATCAGAAATTATACTTGTTCTACATTTTACTATGAGCATTAATCAGCTAGGGAAGCCAACAGAAACCCTATCTAAACCCTGGACCAGCACATTGGTAAGTCATAAAATGCTTAAGTATAAGCTTACTTACATAACTTGAAAACTTTCTCCTTACTCTAAGtgacagaaaaattaaacttttgcCTCTGTGTAACTTCAGACTTTCTGTGAGTGTATTATGCACACCCTCACCAAAGCGAATACACATAGGCTTTTTATTGCAAACAAATCTGCTTCtcacacaaaaacacaaattTATGCAAGAGAGCATAAACGAAGAGAAAATGCAGCATCTTCCATACAGCCTTCCACGGATGGGAGCAGCAGAAAGCCTCCTAAGAGCTGCCTGCTCTCCCTCCTAGTGCCGTTCCAGCTGCCCGGCAGCGCTGACGGGACAGCTGCACTGCAGGTACCGGGGGAGCTGCGCTGCCGAGCTCAGCTCAGTTCAGTTGAGCTCGGCCCAgcacagcccggcccggcccagcccagcccatctCTCGGCTTTCCCCACGCTGCAGCCCCGCAGCCAAGGCCTGAAGCACCGGCTCCACAGCAGCCACCTCGGCAGCTGCCAGCGCCAGCGAGGATCTTAGCGGGAAGGgaaattttccaaggaaatattAAACTGCTCCGCAACACGTAGGACTTCCACATGAACCGATCTTTTTAAGTTATTTACACGCTTTCCGTCGAATTTCCTAAAAATACTAACATTTTCACCCAAGCCGGTTCCATACAATCAGAAACAGCCACGACTGATGTGCCAATGCGGGACAGGGAAGGAAAGGCCGCCGAACCCCCAGAACTGAGGGGTAAccgaggagcagcagccccagagcccaGACAGCACAACCATTCCCAAACGCTTCCTGGGGGCTCCTAGGCCGCCGAGCCTTTGGACACCGAGAGAAACCGCGGGCAGCGACGAGCCCTGCCTGAGAGActgcagcagaggggctgggacaAACCCTGGAaaaagggctggagcaggaagtGACAAGTACTGAATGATGCCCCTCACGGAGTGGGACAGTGGCCGCCGCCTCGGACCTGCACCGGGCGAGGAGCGGGGAGCCTGGGTCGAAGACACAGAGACAAACCCCCCGCCCGACCCGCCGCCCCCTCACCGATGAACTTGGCGCGGCTCATGGCGGCTCCTGCGGCagcgcgggcggggccgcgccgcctTCCCGGCATCCCCCGCGCGGAGGGGAAGGGGCGGTGGGGCGGCTGGCGCCATGGCCGCGTACTTGACGCACCAGCAGAAGGTGCTGCGGCTGTACAAGAAATCCCTGCGGCACCTCGAGTCCTGGTGCATCCACCGGTGAGGGCGACGGTAGCTGGGGGTGGGGAGCGCTGGCCACCCTCACATCGGGGCACTCAGCCCCGCGCTTGGTAGGGCCCGGCGTGAGAGGGGCGGTTGTTTTCCTCCTGACTGTGCATGACCTCTGTCCGCAGAGACAAGTACCGCTACTTCGCCTGCCTCCTGAGGGACCGGTTCGATAAGAACAAGGATGTGAAGGACATGATAAAAGCCACGGAGCTGCTAAGGGCCGGCGAGGAGGAGTTCTGGGCCAGCCAGCACCCGCAGCCCTACGTCTTCGCCGACTCCCCCGGGGGCGTTGCCTACGAGAGATACGAATTGTACAAGGTGAGGTGTCGGTAATGCTGTGCACCGCTGTGCCTGCTTTGCGCTTGTTTGATACGACTGCACGGGGACAGGACCGCAGCTTGCCTCGGCAGTGTCGCTTCATTGCTCGCTGAACACCTTATTGCTTGtgtgggaggagctgctccgGTCCCTGAGAATGAAGTTTCTTGATAATTTTGAGCACAGTTacttgttgttttggtttttttttttttccctggggatAATCATCTGCTCTTTTTCCTAGCGCAGTCGGCCCTATGGCGGGTTAGGCTGGCGCaggaaagggctggagctgggccgtGGGAGGGAGCACAGCgcccagggagctctgctgcctcccGAGCACAGCTTCGCTTCCTCCAGCGTGCTCCGGTGTCACCTTGGCTCCCAGGGTCTTCCCTTCGCTCAGTCCTGTGGTTCTTTCAGCGTTTTGAGTAATGGTACAAGGTAACATTTGTATTCATACGCTGCGGTGCCAGATGGTGCAGTTTGTGTGCTACTGTGGGAGGAGCACTGCCTGGAAATAGAAGTGTTATTTTTAGACTCTTTAAGGCACTTCTACCGGCATTGACCATCTAGATTGTTTTATGTAGGAGTAAAAGTTCCatagaaaaacacagaggcttTGCTTTATTGGCATAATCTTTTTTATGTATTAGAAGTTTATGCTGGCCTAGAGACTTTATGCACCCATTCCCTCATGAATTTGAGAAAATTGGCACAAGACTGGATCTGATCTGATCTTTTTGCATATTAAgccacagaaaaaggaaaatctgacATAGATTTATCAAGGGCAGAATAAAGAACAGATGAGTGAAAAGAGAAAGACTTACTTAAGTTTGTGCCAAGGTCAGTGGCCTGAGCAGTAGTAGAGATAATAGTAACAGAGAATGTGGACGGAAGAAAGGGCAGCTGAGCAATAAATGTTCAATGTTAGTCTTCATACAGAAACACAAACTGGGTTATGCTCTCTTTCCCCAGTTTGATGGGCTAAAACTGTCTTAACAAAATGGCTGTCACAAGGCTTTGGCTGGCTTGTGTATCAGTGATTGTCTATTGTGGATGCTGCtccaaaatgtaatttttagaACTCAGACCAATTGGTGGTTTTATTTGGAGTTTGCTCTGTGTGGATATTTACTTCAGCAGCTGTGCTATTTTCATTCAGTCAAAGGTTTGTTCTGTGATGAGAATCAcatcaggaaataaaaagtgtGAATATCACTGAATATATGATGGTACTggaggaacatttttttttcttcttttttcttttttttttcctctcctaatTGGGAGTTTTggtgggattttgttttttaactggTGTTCCTCTCTTTAAAATGTAGAcaattagtattttttaaatcactgcaaaatttttaattttggtttcttCCCTTGTCAGAAGGTCTTAGAGGTCGAACCATTCTCAAGATCTCAAAGGCCTAAGAAACTGCTCACTTCTTAGTAGTTGTAGATAAGCAGAAATGAGCTGTGGTGTTCTGTCTCTAGCAAGTAAAACAAATCAGTAGGTGGAGAGAAGGATTCCTCTAACATGCTGCCTttgagagaaggaaaggaagaaatcaaatatttttttttctaccagaTGGAATTATTTGGAGAAGTTTAGAGTAAACTGAGATTACCCAGGACTTGTTTTGGAATGCTGTGATTTAAGTGAGTCACTGTGATGTCTTCCTGTGGGTCAGGATAATGTGTGAAAAGTTCTGATCTCTTCCATGTGCCTTGAGATAGGCAGCTCTTAAATGGTGTTTTTATGTAGTaattcaaaatggaaaataaaacctaGAGAGTAAGACTGGCTTCAGCCTTTTGTGTTTCATTCTTCTGCGTGTGTGTACAGATGTGATTTCATAtgtaaaaatagtattttaaatcatatttttcttcaacaGATTCCTGAATGGTGCTTGGATTTCTGGCACCCTTCTGAGAAGGCAATGTATCCTGATTACTTTGCCAAACGAGAGCAGTGGAAgaagctgcagagggaaagctgggaaaaagAGGTCAGTGCTTGCTCTATGCAAAGGAGTCTCTTTAGCACACAGGTGTTCTGTATGACACAAATGTGTTCTTGGAAAAATTACTGAATGTCTACTGCAGTCTCAGTTAGACTCCAGTGCTGGAGCCCTTGTCACTGTGAAGCAACCTAAAATGCCTACACATTTGTTAAAGCTTCTGAAGGGTTGTGAGGGGAATTTGAAGTTAAAGCTGAACCTGCAGCCTTGTGTCAGTTAGTGAAAGCTGTTACGGcagttttgtgaaaaaaaaatccaaagtgGGATGAAAGGAGACTTAACAACAAGAGGGAattcctcttctgctgctgtggagcTCTGACACTTTCTGGTTAGACCTTTGCAAGTGATTTGCAGTGGTCATCCATTGGGCATTGAGACTAATTTCTGGCCATCCTAACCTGAGAGTTGGTTGGAAGAAGTTGGTGTTCTTAGAACAGTTCTTTGATTCAGTTGGATTGTATGGAATGTAGCACTCTGACCCGAGGGACTGTTGGTGACAAAGTCTCCTACTGACTGCAGGGAAATTTGGTCTGGACTTAGAATTATCTGTCAGCTTCCAAAGAAGCACAATTCAGCCTGTTTGGTAGAGTAATGGTAGATGTCAATCACATGGAATTAATGACATTTTAAGTGCAATTTCTCTTGTAAATCACTTCTTGCTCCTAGAAATTCCTTTAGTTAGGTACTCTGAGCCTACAGTGATTACTGAGTGGAAGTTAATATTGGGAAACATGAAAACCTGTCAGCCAAAGGTGTTACTACTGGttcttttctgtggaaataGGGGCTTGTTCTGCTCATTGCCTGGGGACTGAAAATGGGAATGTGTGTTAATGTGCTAAAGCAGTTCTGTGTCTTCTAGATTAAGCAGTTAAAAGAAGAAACTCCAGCTGATGGTCCAAGAACTGAAGCTTTGCCTCCAGCTCGCAAGGAAGGGCATCTGCCCCCCCTGTGGTGGCATCACGTCACTCGACCTCGTGAACAGCCCATGTGAGAGCACCGTGGTGTGAATGGCAGAagtctgtgctgcaggcaggtgCCACCTCAGTGACCACTTGCACCTCAAAGTAATATAGAACAAAGTCAAATAAAGTAAcagaaaaggtgtttttctGGCACACTGCTCTTCTCTGACACTTCACTGCCAGTTTGTGCAGGCAGTTTGTATAAGCCCCATAACTTGGAATGTGGTACTAAATACAGGCAAGGTGTTAAAGCTGGAGTTAAAGATGCAGACAGCAACAGACATGGGCTTTGGGTGCTCTTGTATTGAGGGTCCTTCTGACCCTGCTGCAGGATAAAGacatttttccctcccttccctcctcattaggctctctgctgcagttttcaCTTTCATATCAAGTCTCACAAGACACAAACTTTCCTTACAACATGTGCTTTCCTCCTGGCATGGATACCAGTGCTGTAGAGCACCAGAGGACAGTTGATCCCTATACAAACTGAGTCCCAGATAACTACTGAGCTTG encodes:
- the NDUFB9 gene encoding NADH dehydrogenase [ubiquinone] 1 beta subcomplex subunit 9, producing MAAYLTHQQKVLRLYKKSLRHLESWCIHRDRFDKNKDVKDMIKATELLRAGEEEFWASQHPQPYVFADSPGGVAYERYELYKIPEWCLDFWHPSEKAMYPDYFAKREQWKKLQRESWEKEIKQLKEETPADGPRTEALPPARKEGHLPPLWWHHVTRPREQPM